The following are encoded in a window of Rhizobium leguminosarum genomic DNA:
- a CDS encoding lysylphosphatidylglycerol synthase transmembrane domain-containing protein yields the protein MTTASSPALLRIGIPVLKVVVALGLVIWIARKVDFSEGWAAVQTLSAATISVSIFLLLLQALLSAWRWCLLSEMIGQRLKISGAMKLFMQSLFYNQALPSPIPGDAARIFGAVKYGLTIGEATLGVVMDRILTLFGLAVVALIGLIILRAVYGHDFPIPYLTELAALGVAGTIASALVFSWRRHLFVRFFPAKLHALTDGLRALITHQRMVGIFLLTLAIHGLSVVSLETLVLGLGLPLDWGQAAAAFPPVLLIAMVPISVGGWGLREGGMIISLAVFGIGTTDAATLSVVFGLLQLVVGLAGGVFVLSRPHSGKIKVL from the coding sequence GTGACTACCGCGTCCTCCCCAGCGTTGCTTCGCATTGGCATACCGGTTTTGAAAGTAGTCGTCGCGCTTGGCTTGGTTATATGGATCGCGCGCAAGGTAGATTTTTCGGAAGGGTGGGCTGCGGTCCAGACCCTGTCGGCGGCGACCATTTCGGTCAGCATCTTCCTTCTGCTCCTGCAGGCTCTGCTTTCGGCGTGGCGGTGGTGCCTTCTATCGGAGATGATAGGGCAGAGGCTGAAGATATCAGGCGCCATGAAACTCTTCATGCAAAGCCTGTTTTACAATCAAGCTCTTCCGAGTCCCATTCCAGGCGATGCCGCTCGCATATTTGGTGCCGTCAAATATGGCCTGACGATCGGAGAAGCCACGCTAGGCGTCGTCATGGATCGCATCCTTACTCTTTTCGGACTAGCGGTCGTTGCGCTGATCGGACTGATCATCCTGCGCGCCGTCTACGGGCACGACTTTCCCATCCCCTATCTGACCGAACTCGCGGCGCTTGGTGTCGCGGGAACCATCGCATCAGCCCTGGTGTTCAGTTGGCGCCGCCACTTATTCGTCCGGTTCTTTCCGGCAAAGCTGCACGCGTTGACCGATGGGTTGCGGGCTTTGATTACCCACCAAAGAATGGTCGGTATATTTCTATTGACCCTCGCCATTCACGGGTTGAGCGTCGTCTCCCTCGAGACCCTCGTTCTCGGCCTTGGTCTCCCGCTCGATTGGGGTCAGGCCGCAGCCGCTTTCCCGCCGGTGCTCTTGATCGCGATGGTTCCCATTTCCGTTGGAGGATGGGGACTCCGGGAAGGCGGTATGATCATTTCACTTGCCGTGTTCGGCATAGGCACGACGGACGCGGCAACGCTCTCCGTGGTTTTCGGCCTGCTGCAGCTTGTGGTCGGCTTGGCCGGTGGTGTATTCGTCCTTTCGCGTCCTCATTCGGGAAAGATCAAAGTGCTCTGA
- a CDS encoding SDR family NAD(P)-dependent oxidoreductase → MHALVTGGAGFIGSHLCDRLLEKGYRVTAIDNLHLGRMRNIDHLLERSDFRFQKLDMLDREGMEQLLAADRPDAVFHLAANSDIAAGNANAELDLQLNQLTTTTLLATMRKLGIDRLFFASTSAVFGEAEGNIHENHGPLRPISFYGASKLAAEAYLSVYALSFGIKTLVLRFPNVVGERSTHGAIYDFINRLKADPTRLQVLGNGMQTKPYLYVGDLVDAILLAWDKAPGAYEVFHASGIGETSVRDIAEIVVSKVAAGAAIEYGSEDRGWLGDVPRFSYDISRLVALGWSPKRKSTEAVELAVERILANGF, encoded by the coding sequence ATGCATGCCTTGGTAACCGGAGGGGCCGGATTTATCGGCAGCCATCTCTGCGATCGCCTTTTGGAAAAGGGCTATCGGGTCACCGCGATCGACAATCTCCATCTTGGCCGCATGCGGAACATAGATCATCTGCTGGAGCGATCGGATTTTCGCTTCCAGAAGCTGGATATGCTTGATCGGGAAGGCATGGAGCAGCTCCTTGCGGCGGACCGTCCCGACGCTGTTTTTCATCTCGCCGCCAATTCCGATATTGCCGCCGGCAACGCCAATGCGGAGCTGGACCTGCAACTCAACCAGCTGACGACGACGACGCTACTTGCCACTATGCGCAAGCTTGGGATCGACAGGCTTTTCTTCGCCAGCACTTCCGCCGTGTTCGGCGAAGCTGAAGGGAACATCCACGAGAATCACGGCCCTTTGCGGCCGATCTCATTCTATGGCGCCAGCAAGCTTGCTGCCGAAGCCTATCTGTCCGTCTATGCGCTGTCATTCGGCATCAAGACACTGGTGCTGCGTTTTCCGAATGTCGTTGGGGAGCGCTCGACGCATGGAGCGATCTACGACTTCATCAACAGGTTGAAGGCTGATCCGACGAGACTCCAGGTGCTCGGCAACGGAATGCAGACAAAGCCTTATCTCTATGTCGGAGATCTGGTGGATGCGATTCTCCTTGCATGGGACAAGGCACCCGGCGCCTATGAAGTATTTCATGCTAGCGGCATCGGCGAAACGTCCGTCCGCGATATCGCCGAGATCGTGGTCTCGAAGGTCGCAGCCGGAGCCGCTATCGAATACGGAAGCGAGGACCGTGGGTGGCTGGGCGATGTGCCGCGCTTCAGCTACGACATCAGCCGGCTCGTCGCACTGGGCTGGTCGCCGAAGCGAAAGTCGACCGAGGCCGTTGAACTTGCCGTCGAGCGGATCCTGGCGAATGGGTTCTGA
- a CDS encoding HAD-IIIA family hydrolase, protein MGSENAIREAIIIAGGLGTRALSMTGDAIPKALLPLDGVPIILRQIRVLAREGVQHVRVLGGHLGGQLEPALGPQAEKLGITIDVFVETSPLGTAGCLTTLETIAGDVLIVYGDMLFDIDLSALARHRQQFPAALTIIAHPNDHPRTSDLVVQKSSYLQRLLPRKAPRDADWRNLVPAGLYVASDQFFEMLLPEQPADMIHHVVPGLLERSIPVAIYDTPEYMKDTGSPSRHAAAAEDLRQERVHAVHLSVKRPAVFFDCDGVLNEDVGGHGVIHPDQVKLIDRAGEAVRLAREAGFLAVAVTNRPQVAKGLLDESGLDHVLGRLEAELAENGGVLDRIYFCPHHPEKGFANEVPALKIDCACRKPGDLMIRQAMAELPIEKTKSIIIGDSLRDIGAGRKAGIWAYGVRTGYGLRDEKSYPAGQTEIPRADLVFDTVYDAVRFQCSYQDIGQALFSAIDARLSNEAGPLLVSICGRSRSGKSTFAHAVQRMLSEAGRRVARLELDRWILPLEHRRPDMNAEERNRVEFYPEIVRMLRQSGQVEAPGYDAASRGQHTGTTIYDARDAEIILLDGIFAGHASIREDVDMAAFVEASQQTLLNRFHNFYAWKGLTPADAEGLWASRIQEEWPRIDLQRTSADIVINLEEAIL, encoded by the coding sequence ATGGGTTCTGAAAACGCTATCCGCGAGGCAATCATTATTGCCGGGGGCCTCGGAACGCGCGCGCTCAGCATGACGGGCGATGCCATTCCGAAAGCCCTTCTGCCTCTGGACGGCGTGCCGATCATTCTCAGGCAGATTCGTGTTCTCGCCCGCGAAGGCGTTCAGCACGTGCGCGTGCTCGGCGGCCACCTCGGCGGCCAGCTCGAGCCTGCTCTTGGCCCGCAAGCTGAAAAACTCGGCATTACAATCGACGTCTTCGTCGAGACGTCCCCGCTCGGCACGGCAGGCTGCCTGACGACTTTGGAAACGATCGCCGGCGACGTCCTGATCGTCTACGGCGATATGCTTTTCGATATCGATCTTTCAGCACTGGCGCGTCATCGTCAGCAATTTCCCGCCGCTCTGACGATCATCGCTCACCCCAACGATCATCCCCGTACATCCGATCTCGTCGTTCAAAAGAGCAGTTATCTCCAGCGCCTGTTGCCTCGCAAGGCGCCGCGCGATGCGGATTGGCGCAATCTCGTACCGGCCGGTTTGTACGTGGCTTCCGACCAGTTTTTCGAAATGCTCCTGCCGGAGCAGCCGGCCGACATGATCCATCATGTCGTTCCCGGTCTCCTTGAGCGTTCCATCCCGGTCGCGATCTATGATACGCCGGAATATATGAAGGATACCGGGTCTCCGAGCCGACATGCTGCCGCGGCGGAGGATCTTCGGCAGGAACGGGTTCATGCGGTCCATCTGTCCGTTAAAAGACCGGCGGTGTTTTTCGATTGCGATGGCGTCCTCAACGAAGATGTCGGCGGCCATGGCGTCATCCATCCCGACCAGGTGAAGCTGATCGACCGAGCCGGCGAAGCGGTACGGCTTGCCCGCGAGGCCGGCTTCCTTGCGGTTGCCGTCACCAACCGGCCGCAGGTCGCCAAGGGCCTGCTCGATGAATCCGGCCTGGATCATGTTCTTGGTCGCCTGGAGGCCGAGCTTGCCGAAAATGGCGGCGTCCTGGACCGTATCTATTTTTGCCCGCACCATCCGGAAAAAGGATTCGCCAACGAGGTTCCGGCGCTGAAGATCGATTGCGCTTGCCGCAAACCGGGAGATCTGATGATCCGCCAGGCCATGGCGGAATTGCCGATCGAAAAAACCAAATCCATCATCATCGGAGACAGTCTGCGCGACATAGGTGCCGGCCGCAAGGCGGGCATCTGGGCCTATGGCGTACGCACCGGTTATGGCCTGCGGGATGAAAAGAGCTATCCAGCCGGGCAAACAGAGATCCCGCGTGCCGATCTTGTCTTCGACACGGTCTATGACGCCGTTCGCTTTCAGTGCAGCTACCAGGATATCGGGCAAGCTCTCTTCAGCGCGATAGATGCACGTCTTTCAAATGAGGCAGGTCCTTTGCTCGTCAGCATATGCGGTCGTTCCCGCTCCGGCAAAAGTACGTTTGCGCATGCCGTTCAGCGCATGCTCTCGGAAGCTGGGCGCAGGGTGGCGAGGCTGGAGCTCGACCGTTGGATTCTGCCGCTCGAACACCGCCGGCCCGATATGAACGCGGAAGAACGCAACAGGGTCGAGTTCTATCCTGAGATCGTCAGAATGCTGCGTCAATCCGGACAGGTCGAGGCGCCCGGCTACGACGCGGCAAGTCGTGGCCAACATACGGGTACGACCATCTATGATGCGCGTGATGCCGAGATCATTCTGCTGGACGGCATTTTTGCCGGACATGCGTCGATCCGTGAAGATGTCGACATGGCTGCCTTCGTCGAAGCGTCGCAGCAGACGCTGCTGAACCGCTTTCACAATTTTTACGCCTGGAAAGGCCTGACGCCGGCGGACGCCGAAGGGCTCTGGGCGTCGCGAATTCAGGAGGAGTGGCCGAGGATCGATCTACAACGGACATCGGCCGACATCGTCATCAATCTCGAGGAGGCAATCCTTTGA
- a CDS encoding GHMP kinase, which produces MIVSSAPFRVSFAGGGSDIASYYRRQAGAVLSCAIAKYSFIIVHNYFNENKYHLKYTRTELADTLEEIAHPLLREALRMHRIEPGIEVASVADIPSGTGLGSSSSFSVALINALYAHRSRFASKDQLAEEACRLEIDILKEPIGKQDQYAAAHGGLNFIEFNPNGGVNVQPVVLGSEKMAELENNILLFFTGSQRDTRSVLSTQVQAMEADEEKFRTVERMVQLSYEMRDILMAGDLSAFGEALHRGWMMKRSLTSKITNNAIDEFYEAARAAGAIGGKLAGAGGGGFLVLYCPRDRQEKVRQALSQLKEIEFRFDWSGARIAFAQ; this is translated from the coding sequence TTGATCGTTTCATCCGCACCTTTTCGGGTCAGCTTCGCCGGAGGCGGCTCGGACATAGCGTCCTACTATCGCCGCCAAGCAGGTGCGGTCTTGTCCTGCGCGATCGCCAAGTACAGCTTTATTATCGTGCATAACTACTTCAATGAAAACAAATATCATCTCAAATATACGCGCACCGAGCTCGCCGATACGCTTGAAGAGATCGCCCATCCGCTGCTGCGCGAGGCCCTGCGGATGCATCGGATCGAGCCCGGCATCGAAGTTGCTTCCGTCGCCGACATTCCCTCGGGAACCGGGTTGGGATCATCCAGTTCCTTTTCCGTGGCGCTGATCAACGCGCTCTATGCCCACAGGTCGCGCTTTGCCTCGAAGGATCAGCTGGCGGAAGAAGCCTGCAGGCTCGAAATCGATATCCTGAAGGAGCCGATCGGCAAGCAGGACCAATATGCGGCCGCTCATGGCGGCCTGAACTTCATCGAATTCAATCCCAACGGCGGCGTCAACGTTCAGCCTGTCGTGCTCGGTTCCGAAAAGATGGCGGAACTCGAGAACAACATCCTGCTGTTTTTCACAGGGAGCCAGCGCGATACGCGCTCGGTGCTGTCGACGCAGGTGCAGGCCATGGAGGCTGACGAAGAAAAATTCCGGACCGTCGAGCGCATGGTGCAGCTGAGCTACGAAATGCGCGATATCCTGATGGCTGGAGATCTCAGTGCGTTCGGCGAAGCCCTGCACCGCGGATGGATGATGAAAAGATCGCTGACCTCGAAGATTACCAACAATGCGATCGACGAGTTTTACGAGGCGGCGCGTGCTGCCGGCGCTATCGGGGGCAAGCTTGCAGGTGCAGGCGGAGGCGGCTTCCTCGTTCTCTATTGCCCTAGAGATCGTCAGGAAAAGGTGCGGCAAGCGCTGTCGCAGCTCAAGGAAATCGAGTTTCGTTTTGACTGGAGCGGCGCGCGCATCGCCTTTGCACAGTAG
- a CDS encoding NAD-dependent epimerase/dehydratase family protein → MAPRLIITGSTGYIGARLAAMARERGFDVVELGRRPGAKWRIGDEPAASDLEGAVGLVHLAHCWATPPEAAEEENVNISGTLKLAEAAKTAGVPRFVFASSTSSRREALNVYGRTKFRIEEHLAASEAVPIVRIARIGLVYGGPRTAMYGLMAKLAALSPILPMIGLSRKVQPIHLDEVAAGLLALATGENQPLQTFVLAQENPISFAAWLRILRRAQGNGNLHFIPVPLTAALLACRVTKLLPLIPTVDPERVLGLAGAAPMESSESLRLLKLNLSDPAMVLAGEFGQTHEEQSRCEAQALLRYLGIAPTEIQLQRLCEGLRREGLAPLGLSPAMIRNPALLALFEPPANRTRHRLAQALYLADLASEPERTPGKKAGFFGAMLAISSDVLLFPLRALLAGRYR, encoded by the coding sequence ATGGCACCACGTCTCATCATCACCGGATCGACCGGCTATATCGGTGCGAGACTTGCCGCGATGGCGCGTGAGCGCGGTTTCGACGTGGTCGAGCTGGGCCGCCGGCCCGGCGCCAAGTGGCGCATTGGAGATGAGCCTGCCGCGTCCGATCTGGAGGGAGCGGTTGGGCTCGTCCATCTCGCGCATTGCTGGGCTACTCCGCCGGAGGCGGCCGAAGAAGAAAACGTCAATATATCAGGCACCTTGAAGCTGGCCGAAGCGGCAAAGACAGCCGGAGTGCCGCGCTTCGTTTTTGCCTCGTCCACCTCGTCCAGAAGAGAAGCGCTCAATGTCTACGGCCGGACCAAGTTCAGGATCGAAGAGCATTTGGCTGCCAGCGAGGCGGTACCGATCGTCAGAATTGCGCGAATAGGGCTCGTTTACGGCGGCCCCCGCACAGCGATGTACGGCCTGATGGCGAAATTGGCGGCGCTCAGCCCAATCCTGCCGATGATCGGACTCAGCCGAAAAGTTCAGCCCATTCATCTCGACGAAGTCGCCGCAGGGCTGCTGGCGTTGGCGACCGGAGAAAACCAGCCGCTGCAGACATTTGTGCTGGCGCAGGAAAATCCCATAAGCTTTGCCGCCTGGCTCAGAATTCTCCGCCGTGCCCAGGGTAATGGCAACCTCCATTTCATACCGGTGCCCCTGACCGCCGCACTCCTCGCCTGCCGCGTGACGAAGCTTCTCCCGTTGATTCCCACGGTCGATCCGGAGCGCGTGCTCGGGCTTGCAGGCGCAGCACCGATGGAGAGCAGCGAGAGCCTCAGGCTCCTGAAGTTGAACCTGTCTGACCCGGCGATGGTGCTTGCCGGAGAATTCGGCCAGACACACGAGGAGCAATCGCGATGTGAGGCACAGGCTCTGCTGCGATATCTAGGCATCGCGCCCACGGAAATACAACTGCAGAGGCTTTGCGAAGGGCTGCGGCGTGAGGGATTGGCACCGCTCGGTCTCTCCCCGGCAATGATCAGGAATCCTGCTCTGCTGGCCCTCTTTGAACCGCCGGCCAATCGAACTCGGCATCGCCTCGCGCAGGCCCTTTATTTGGCCGACCTCGCAAGCGAACCGGAAAGGACCCCAGGCAAAAAGGCCGGATTTTTCGGCGCGATGCTGGCGATTTCCAGCGATGTCCTGCTCTTTCCGCTCCGCGCGCTTTTAGCCGGGAGATATCGATGA
- a CDS encoding FAD-dependent oxidoreductase translates to MTEPDADFIIIGSGPAGVSAALPLIAAGRRVLMLDSGDDAGSQEESRSVRVLGSNLESLRTDDGSSPKLQTPAARGILEPFRHQSGITGDGFIPIGSLARGGLSNIWGAQISYLDAEDIADWPIDIASLQRSYEHVAKRIGISRNADVTTGANGEPVLPLGATAAHVLHRHQAAKPADKSFRLFPAVNAILSDARSGRAACDLRGDCLYGCPSGAIYNSRQDLLPLRKSPHFRLLDNMRAVSLTRNAGWTVGTADGSFFSAPRIILAAGVLGTAALLADLLPIDEQGLRLLNSPTLAIPLLSPARLLRSPTATHSLAQLGLSLRYGDGASDYVTGAIYEVGSLPAQSFINRMPLGRKAGRAAFEMIASSLLVATIYYPGNQSRSYIGRDATTKKALTIRGGFAEGFDIRAEALKKTLRREWKRLGLIQLPGASLAEPGIDAHFAGTLPMGASGPFGSSSDGELNRHPGLHIVDGSILPDLSSKYVTMTIMANADRIAHRLAETEANSAL, encoded by the coding sequence ATGACTGAGCCGGATGCCGACTTCATCATCATCGGCAGCGGGCCTGCTGGTGTTTCAGCCGCGTTGCCGCTCATAGCGGCCGGCCGCCGCGTTCTGATGCTGGATAGCGGGGATGATGCCGGATCGCAGGAGGAAAGCCGCAGTGTCCGCGTCCTGGGAAGCAATCTGGAATCGCTGCGAACGGACGACGGAAGCTCGCCGAAATTGCAGACTCCCGCGGCACGAGGAATTCTCGAACCTTTTCGACACCAATCCGGTATAACCGGCGACGGTTTCATCCCAATCGGCAGCCTTGCCCGCGGCGGTCTCTCCAACATTTGGGGAGCGCAAATCAGCTATCTCGATGCCGAGGACATTGCGGATTGGCCGATAGACATCGCCTCCTTGCAGAGATCCTACGAGCATGTCGCCAAGCGCATCGGCATCAGCAGGAATGCCGATGTTACGACAGGCGCTAACGGCGAGCCGGTCCTGCCGCTTGGGGCGACAGCGGCCCATGTTCTGCATCGGCACCAGGCCGCTAAGCCGGCTGATAAATCGTTCCGGCTTTTTCCCGCCGTCAATGCCATACTTTCGGACGCGAGATCCGGGCGGGCGGCATGCGATCTGCGCGGCGACTGCCTCTATGGCTGCCCGAGCGGCGCGATCTATAACAGCAGGCAGGATTTGCTTCCGTTGCGCAAATCCCCGCATTTTCGTTTGCTCGACAACATGCGGGCCGTCTCACTGACACGCAATGCGGGCTGGACGGTCGGAACGGCCGACGGATCCTTCTTCTCCGCGCCGAGAATAATTCTGGCCGCAGGAGTTCTTGGAACGGCCGCCCTGCTGGCGGACCTCCTGCCGATTGACGAACAGGGACTGCGTCTTTTGAACAGTCCCACGCTCGCCATTCCCCTGCTCTCCCCCGCAAGGTTGTTGCGTTCACCGACGGCGACCCACAGCCTTGCGCAGCTCGGATTATCTCTGCGCTACGGCGACGGCGCATCCGATTACGTGACGGGGGCGATCTATGAGGTCGGATCCCTGCCGGCCCAGAGCTTCATCAACAGGATGCCGCTCGGCCGAAAGGCCGGGCGCGCCGCGTTCGAGATGATCGCCAGCAGTCTCCTCGTCGCGACGATCTATTATCCCGGCAATCAAAGCCGGAGCTACATCGGTCGAGATGCGACAACAAAAAAAGCTCTGACTATCCGCGGCGGCTTCGCCGAAGGTTTCGACATCCGTGCCGAGGCCTTGAAAAAAACGCTCCGCCGGGAATGGAAACGGTTGGGTCTCATTCAGCTCCCAGGCGCATCGCTGGCGGAGCCGGGCATCGACGCGCATTTTGCCGGCACCTTACCTATGGGCGCATCCGGTCCGTTTGGCTCCTCTTCGGACGGCGAATTGAATCGCCATCCCGGTCTTCACATCGTCGACGGCTCGATCCTTCCGGATCTGTCCTCCAAATATGTCACGATGACGATCATGGCCAATGCCGATCGCATCGCCCAT